A DNA window from Maribellus comscasis contains the following coding sequences:
- a CDS encoding contractile injection system tape measure protein: protein MEDTKHIIHKLFVEVNTSDVKEANNIKNNIDLFLKNEVLPELEKLLDKYGPTELISRIESLDIDFGVSVSENKSFWKTEIIEQFEKQLLHQLKSAKQFKINKKSSNSVLLSESGNNQEVFFFFLENGYLPWYGRETQIVKFEQDVLVKTVQLDDIFFDRLIQIFTQKTESIERFVNQFSPELVVIFLVRLNQGLKDRKTEILSSLKNNNGLFAAKWLQILLIVSTHQPVELIVDTIENWFWFLRKPVSGWPHKDKKEASLFFKLFLAATRESTVSNKKFQNILNQSLSIVAMEKTLPEPFGKISKQRKKSEEHFFDKKQDEIAVQNAGVILLHPFLKSFYSELNIIDKTGKLKESKKELATQILHFMATGEENVFESNLVFEKFLCGLPLHTTVQRESLLTAKVKEEVDNLLKNVIQYWQALKNTSPDGLREAFLQRDGKLIQNERNFNLVVERKALDVLLDKLPWNLSMVKIPWMDRLVYVDW, encoded by the coding sequence TTGGAAGATACAAAACATATCATTCATAAACTATTTGTTGAGGTGAATACCTCTGATGTAAAAGAGGCAAATAATATAAAAAACAACATCGATTTGTTTTTGAAGAATGAGGTTTTGCCTGAACTTGAAAAATTGCTTGATAAATATGGTCCCACTGAGCTGATTTCGCGGATAGAAAGTCTGGATATTGATTTTGGGGTTTCTGTCTCGGAAAACAAATCTTTTTGGAAAACTGAAATAATAGAGCAGTTCGAAAAACAATTGCTCCACCAGCTAAAATCAGCTAAGCAGTTTAAAATAAATAAAAAATCTTCGAATTCTGTTCTACTTTCAGAATCCGGAAACAACCAGGAGGTTTTCTTTTTTTTTCTTGAAAATGGATATTTACCTTGGTATGGCAGAGAGACTCAAATTGTAAAGTTTGAACAGGACGTATTGGTAAAAACGGTTCAATTGGATGACATATTCTTTGATCGGCTAATCCAAATTTTTACACAAAAAACCGAGTCAATAGAGAGGTTTGTAAATCAGTTTTCTCCGGAGTTGGTAGTAATTTTTCTTGTACGTTTAAATCAAGGATTAAAAGACAGGAAAACAGAAATTTTATCGTCTTTAAAAAATAATAACGGGTTATTTGCTGCAAAATGGTTGCAAATTCTGTTGATTGTTTCAACTCACCAGCCCGTTGAATTAATTGTTGATACAATTGAAAATTGGTTTTGGTTTCTTCGTAAACCAGTTTCGGGGTGGCCTCATAAAGATAAAAAAGAAGCTTCTCTTTTTTTTAAACTTTTTTTGGCTGCAACGCGCGAAAGCACAGTGTCAAATAAAAAATTTCAGAATATATTAAACCAGAGCCTTTCCATTGTGGCTATGGAAAAAACGCTTCCTGAACCGTTTGGAAAAATTAGTAAACAAAGAAAGAAAAGCGAAGAACATTTTTTTGATAAAAAACAAGACGAAATTGCGGTTCAAAATGCTGGTGTAATATTGCTGCATCCCTTTTTAAAATCTTTTTATAGTGAATTGAACATCATTGATAAAACGGGAAAGCTCAAAGAGAGTAAAAAGGAATTGGCAACTCAAATATTACATTTTATGGCTACCGGGGAGGAAAATGTTTTTGAATCGAACCTGGTTTTTGAAAAGTTTTTATGTGGGCTCCCTTTGCATACGACGGTTCAGAGAGAAAGTTTGCTTACGGCAAAAGTCAAAGAGGAAGTAGATAATTTATTAAAAAACGTAATTCAATACTGGCAGGCTCTAAAAAACACTTCGCCAGACGGATTACGGGAAGCGTTCCTGCAGCGTGATGGAAAATTGATTCAAAACGAACGAAATTTCAATCTTGTCGTGGAACGGAAAGCACTGGATGTTTTGTTGGATAAACTACCGTGGAATTTGTCAATGGTTAAAATTCCGTGGATGGATAGGCTAGTATACGTCGATTGGTAG
- a CDS encoding eCIS core domain-containing protein, translating into MMRTKIHSGKRRFRRKSPFFMARNSSGFFGGQAKLSVGHPGDKYELEADAVADKVVNQSQSETEHFFSPGASSYSNTEGWLIQEKPIAETVTPLVQKQEEDEEELQTKLSVQFQMQEEEEEEMAQTQPIEEEEEMAQMQPEQDEEEEELQPKTGEAAEGPVDELFVAGQSEEEEEEMLQTKPYGNGRSVNSVTEQNIKSKSGSGNKIDRNTRAEMEKGFGADFSHISIHTDAKAVQLNRELGAQAFTHGNDIYFNEGKYNPQSNEGKHLLAHELTHTIQQKGMIPARLQMTIGDGHDLSAARFSGNADLEACFDDEHVLQAGDSGPAVTLMQQALVDAGFSLPQFGVDGIFGNETRQALMDFQRASSLGADGVLGPNTMSALDALYSGGAPALPPAVPVVPPPTAPPVITSETLKSAPDGSPDTRTIVGVGERVRFTANTSGTWTVSDGHIIGLNTGSNIVWEAPSTASNPTISLTTPGGTKVFPFTVIPPNNLSMVVGTRHGIPAGTAGACMLTNVTVNPLNVNFGRTQWLEVPGPATNVSGYFSRFAAATIFHHPNPDYLPFNDNNTGLRDHAAWHGVPGPFSFGTFEWVIPNRYKIDGESDAQGRLFTNTVQAFFMLPGGTMMINKAGASVLRFINNTVF; encoded by the coding sequence ATGATGAGAACAAAAATTCATAGTGGAAAACGCAGATTCAGAAGAAAATCTCCATTTTTTATGGCCCGGAATAGCTCGGGGTTTTTCGGTGGGCAGGCAAAACTTTCTGTTGGGCATCCAGGCGATAAATACGAGTTGGAAGCTGACGCTGTAGCCGACAAAGTGGTTAATCAGTCTCAATCCGAAACCGAGCATTTTTTTAGTCCGGGAGCTTCATCTTATTCAAATACTGAAGGTTGGCTTATACAGGAAAAGCCAATTGCTGAAACAGTAACACCTTTGGTTCAGAAACAGGAAGAAGACGAAGAAGAATTGCAGACAAAGTTGTCCGTTCAGTTTCAAATGCAGGAAGAAGAGGAAGAAGAGATGGCACAAACACAGCCAATTGAGGAGGAGGAAGAAATGGCACAAATGCAGCCGGAACAGGATGAAGAGGAAGAAGAACTACAGCCAAAGACAGGTGAAGCAGCAGAAGGCCCTGTTGATGAGCTATTTGTTGCCGGACAAAGCGAAGAGGAGGAAGAAGAAATGTTGCAGACCAAACCCTATGGGAACGGCAGATCCGTAAATTCTGTTACCGAGCAAAATATAAAAAGTAAGTCGGGAAGTGGCAATAAAATCGATAGAAACACCCGGGCCGAAATGGAAAAAGGTTTTGGGGCCGATTTTAGCCATATTAGTATTCATACGGATGCAAAAGCAGTTCAATTAAACAGAGAGCTCGGTGCACAAGCTTTTACACATGGGAATGACATTTATTTTAACGAAGGAAAATATAATCCTCAGTCAAATGAGGGAAAACATTTACTGGCACATGAACTAACCCATACCATTCAGCAGAAAGGGATGATTCCTGCGCGTTTGCAAATGACAATTGGCGACGGTCATGATTTGTCTGCGGCACGTTTTTCCGGAAATGCTGATTTAGAGGCTTGTTTTGATGACGAACATGTTTTACAGGCAGGCGACTCGGGACCGGCTGTGACTCTTATGCAACAGGCGCTGGTCGATGCTGGTTTTTCGCTGCCGCAGTTTGGTGTAGATGGAATTTTTGGAAACGAAACCCGGCAGGCATTGATGGATTTTCAGCGTGCTTCATCATTAGGAGCTGATGGCGTTCTTGGTCCGAATACGATGTCGGCACTCGATGCATTATATTCAGGTGGAGCACCAGCCTTACCTCCTGCGGTCCCGGTAGTTCCGCCGCCAACTGCTCCTCCTGTTATAACTTCAGAAACATTAAAAAGTGCCCCTGATGGATCTCCCGATACTAGAACTATAGTTGGAGTAGGAGAGCGTGTACGTTTTACAGCCAATACATCGGGCACCTGGACAGTTTCCGACGGGCATATCATTGGTCTGAATACCGGCTCAAATATTGTTTGGGAAGCGCCATCAACTGCTTCAAATCCAACAATATCACTCACAACTCCAGGAGGAACAAAAGTGTTTCCTTTTACTGTAATTCCTCCAAATAATTTAAGTATGGTTGTAGGAACACGTCACGGAATCCCTGCGGGAACAGCTGGTGCCTGTATGTTAACGAATGTAACTGTAAATCCCTTAAATGTGAATTTCGGACGCACACAGTGGCTCGAAGTCCCCGGACCCGCAACAAATGTTTCCGGTTATTTTAGTCGTTTCGCAGCAGCAACCATTTTTCATCATCCAAATCCTGACTACCTGCCTTTCAACGATAATAACACCGGGTTAAGAGACCACGCTGCCTGGCATGGCGTTCCGGGACCGTTCTCTTTTGGAACTTTTGAGTGGGTAATTCCAAACAGATATAAAATTGATGGTGAATCGGATGCACAAGGACGCTTGTTTACCAATACAGTACAAGCATTTTTTATGCTTCCGGGAGGTACAATGATGATTAATAAAGCCGGTGCGTCGGTTCTCCGGTTTATTAACAATACTGTTTTTTAA
- a CDS encoding N-acetylmuramidase domain-containing protein, translating into MKTIKFRSNGQEVRTLQQMLVKLGYKITVSEYFDEETDAAVKDFQRKNNLVADGIVGPKTWAKFESKENNSGDLNKKLLSEQDLNDFAKQYDVELATVKAVNEVESRGSGFLNDGRPKILFEGHVFWRQLVKLNLSPESALNEENKDILYKKWSSDFYLGGTGEYERLEKAAAISLESGFKEAAYASASWGAFQIMGYHFKSLGYPSVDDFVTKMYEHEREHLGAFGRYLEKNNLIRHLKSKNWASFARGYNGPLYAKNKYDVKLEKAYLRFQNS; encoded by the coding sequence ATGAAAACAATAAAGTTCCGTTCCAATGGACAAGAAGTTCGAACTCTTCAACAAATGCTGGTGAAACTTGGATACAAGATTACGGTTTCAGAATATTTTGATGAAGAAACAGATGCTGCTGTAAAAGACTTCCAGAGAAAAAACAATCTTGTGGCAGATGGAATTGTAGGCCCAAAAACCTGGGCGAAATTTGAATCGAAGGAAAATAACTCCGGAGATTTAAATAAGAAGTTATTGTCGGAGCAGGATTTAAACGATTTTGCCAAACAATACGACGTGGAACTGGCAACAGTAAAGGCAGTGAATGAAGTGGAAAGTAGGGGAAGCGGATTTTTAAATGATGGCAGACCAAAAATATTGTTTGAAGGACATGTTTTCTGGCGTCAGTTGGTGAAACTTAATTTGTCGCCTGAAAGCGCATTAAATGAGGAAAATAAAGACATATTGTATAAAAAGTGGAGCAGCGACTTTTATTTGGGAGGTACAGGTGAATATGAACGGTTGGAAAAGGCAGCGGCGATTTCACTTGAATCCGGATTTAAAGAAGCCGCATATGCTTCCGCTTCCTGGGGGGCTTTTCAGATTATGGGGTATCATTTTAAATCATTGGGATATCCTTCTGTCGATGATTTTGTTACAAAAATGTATGAGCACGAGCGCGAGCATCTGGGGGCCTTTGGCAGATATCTTGAAAAAAATAATCTGATCCGCCATTTAAAATCAAAAAACTGGGCCTCGTTTGCACGTGGTTATAACGGACCTTTATATGCCAAAAATAAGTATGATGTGAAACTGGAGAAAGCTTACCTACGTTTTCAAAATAGCTGA
- a CDS encoding OmpA family protein: MLTRTENIKSKSRLNNIQNKKNTLFIQPKLKVGMPDDKYEVEADRVAEQVVKGSAEQSSFFNQDFGDSFFNSSPGEGNLNRTILFEGGERSEENQNSSVYSKEVSIGDNIVSNRVQEKCSECEEEETLQEKSEEEISPTAQTGNSDQINMYPNVDCDEGEILDRAQTVVWFQHNTDDFRSDSEVNSYVHFMRLLHEVQNFIGMTGTDGVILIHGYASEEGGASHNLTLSLQRAIKVRDLLVALGIPANQLIPVGHGENTDYETLEYNRRVEVTFYPTATCMEFDPLPVSGSVTTMHCDDGRNINNNGDHDLDKLIHRPDDRSPDIWVYDSLLGENGAYSDFQIGFFAGTFGVDTSDDNRLFDNFTTGSGTPIDFNTGSDMAREIGGTDAFSDFANTFEDSVRNYFNQHHTLHGFDCQAELIRTRPNYIGGSDSLFSWAVMGGYQRLEVNIDLSDGDLDITYRVFDHYGAGVSDAWSYLPGLSAMYYLQHYVSGSSNTYVPFIWSVSINRTGNL; encoded by the coding sequence ATGTTAACCAGAACCGAAAATATTAAGTCAAAATCCCGATTGAATAATATACAGAACAAAAAGAATACGCTTTTTATTCAGCCAAAATTGAAAGTCGGAATGCCGGATGATAAGTATGAAGTGGAAGCTGACAGAGTCGCAGAACAAGTAGTAAAAGGATCCGCAGAGCAGAGTTCTTTTTTTAATCAGGATTTTGGTGATTCGTTTTTTAATTCTTCCCCCGGGGAGGGCAATTTGAACAGAACAATTTTGTTTGAAGGAGGCGAAAGATCTGAAGAAAATCAAAATTCTTCAGTATATTCCAAAGAAGTTTCAATCGGGGATAATATCGTTTCGAACAGAGTACAGGAAAAATGTTCAGAATGTGAAGAAGAGGAAACTTTACAGGAAAAATCAGAAGAAGAAATTTCACCAACCGCACAAACAGGAAATTCAGATCAGATCAATATGTACCCGAATGTTGATTGTGATGAAGGAGAGATCCTTGACAGGGCACAAACGGTGGTTTGGTTTCAACACAACACTGATGATTTCAGAAGTGACAGCGAAGTAAATTCTTATGTTCATTTTATGCGACTTTTACACGAGGTGCAGAACTTTATTGGAATGACCGGTACCGACGGCGTGATTCTGATTCATGGGTACGCGAGTGAAGAAGGGGGAGCATCTCATAATCTGACATTGTCCTTGCAAAGAGCTATAAAGGTCAGAGATTTATTGGTTGCATTGGGTATACCCGCAAATCAGTTGATTCCTGTGGGACATGGCGAAAATACGGATTATGAAACATTGGAATACAACAGGCGGGTGGAAGTAACTTTTTATCCGACAGCAACATGTATGGAGTTCGACCCCTTGCCGGTTTCTGGTTCGGTAACCACAATGCATTGTGATGACGGACGAAATATCAATAACAATGGTGATCACGATTTGGATAAATTAATCCATCGTCCCGACGACCGAAGTCCGGATATTTGGGTATATGATAGTTTATTGGGAGAAAATGGTGCCTATTCTGATTTTCAGATTGGTTTCTTTGCCGGAACTTTTGGTGTTGATACCAGTGATGACAACCGGCTTTTTGACAATTTTACAACCGGAAGTGGTACTCCAATCGATTTTAATACTGGCAGCGATATGGCACGCGAAATTGGGGGAACGGATGCTTTTAGTGATTTTGCAAATACTTTTGAAGATTCTGTAAGAAATTATTTCAATCAACACCATACTTTACACGGATTTGATTGCCAGGCGGAACTGATTCGCACACGCCCCAATTATATCGGTGGCTCCGACAGCCTGTTTTCATGGGCAGTAATGGGGGGGTATCAGCGTTTGGAAGTAAATATTGATTTGTCGGATGGAGATTTGGATATTACATATCGTGTTTTTGACCATTACGGAGCCGGTGTGAGCGACGCCTGGAGCTATTTGCCTGGGTTATCGGCAATGTATTACTTGCAACACTATGTCAGTGGTTCATCAAATACATATGTCCCGTTTATCTGGTCGGTTTCGATAAATAGAACCGGAAATTTGTAG
- a CDS encoding DUF4157 domain-containing protein: MFKAESKNRGRTQINNPSLFQNRKRNVFFQPKMNVGTPGDRFEVEADKAAEHVTENKDTGIQPFFASSGNSSFNKASGLLNPSVQTAEQDPVLLQLEEEEDELQLCPDCSDEELQTKREGNTTLMFSAESSSQFVSKKTEDAINSEKGGGEKLDSTVRDKMENNIGANFSDVNIHTGAYSAELNKGLGAQAFTTGNDIFFNEGKYQPDSKSGQKLLAHELTHVVQQQPDRVQRSCSDNSCPFEELEGSVIQKQGDPATEAPQNTDPPLDVNDTLPTECGDIEQSGIIEIEDFLRSFHADVQDWESWRNQENWDNPAVSSTIPTIAPLLASFNAIYYTDFYCTDSMIYVIPFTHTEIQRLIMDGTGSVAGINNYELDLVNEWMRYDKNRVNELQDHFNLNPESDVEHHYTMNVIAAVGDSDDIAAVGAGLGGAVETPVGKIKLGCFLKVGVGGGYVVFRYSNNIGMTFEQGYLQINAGLSGECSISASIGPAVSTSFGNEELCSGSADPDPTPDWYGPKDFEGGTIEQSIGVSSGLGLTAGVDAAYLYLVIPGKNDLFFNTSGACLGLELGGHLNLPSINIIQGGGQFAVGGFEGNPGEVQEHEGECDTAELAQVNEQLVSRIVYFNTAGSDLHSGALAANNEAALAEIVGAISNNLDNPFLASISISVVGHASPIWRGAGTEERAAEENMSLAMERAQNTSFELYDGLNTYSDLLPPVSIYPSGVCEEGSPASEVDFDEESRGSEEGLAETGDPQNDWQRYRRADIMVYVSRVVDENITLVMDEVNPENNVCQ; this comes from the coding sequence ATGTTCAAAGCTGAATCTAAAAATAGGGGTAGAACACAAATTAATAATCCTTCTCTTTTTCAAAACAGAAAAAGAAATGTTTTTTTTCAGCCCAAAATGAATGTGGGTACACCGGGAGACAGGTTTGAAGTGGAGGCTGACAAAGCTGCAGAACACGTTACCGAAAACAAAGATACAGGAATTCAGCCGTTTTTTGCTTCTTCCGGAAATTCGAGCTTTAATAAGGCCAGTGGATTGCTAAATCCTTCGGTTCAGACTGCTGAACAAGACCCCGTTTTATTACAGTTGGAGGAGGAAGAGGATGAGTTGCAATTATGCCCGGATTGTTCGGACGAAGAGTTGCAGACGAAACGAGAAGGTAACACAACTTTGATGTTTAGCGCGGAGTCTTCATCTCAATTTGTTTCGAAGAAAACTGAAGATGCAATAAATTCTGAAAAAGGAGGCGGAGAGAAACTGGATTCAACCGTGCGCGATAAAATGGAAAATAACATCGGAGCTAATTTTTCGGATGTTAATATTCATACAGGAGCGTATTCTGCAGAACTAAATAAAGGTCTGGGAGCGCAAGCTTTTACAACCGGAAATGATATTTTTTTTAATGAAGGAAAATATCAACCTGATTCAAAATCCGGGCAGAAATTATTGGCTCATGAGCTGACTCATGTTGTGCAACAACAACCAGATCGTGTTCAGCGCAGTTGCAGCGACAATTCATGTCCTTTTGAAGAGTTGGAAGGAAGTGTGATTCAAAAGCAGGGCGACCCGGCCACCGAAGCGCCTCAAAATACCGATCCTCCACTTGATGTCAATGATACTTTGCCAACAGAATGTGGCGACATAGAGCAATCCGGCATTATTGAAATAGAAGATTTTTTAAGGTCTTTTCATGCCGACGTGCAGGATTGGGAATCGTGGCGAAATCAGGAAAATTGGGATAATCCTGCAGTAAGCAGTACTATACCAACTATCGCTCCTTTGCTGGCTTCATTTAATGCAATTTATTATACCGATTTCTATTGTACAGATTCGATGATTTATGTTATTCCCTTTACGCACACCGAAATTCAACGACTGATTATGGACGGCACTGGTTCTGTAGCAGGTATAAACAATTATGAACTGGATTTGGTAAATGAATGGATGCGATATGACAAAAACCGGGTAAATGAATTACAAGATCATTTTAATTTAAATCCGGAAAGTGACGTTGAACATCACTATACGATGAATGTGATTGCTGCCGTTGGTGATTCTGATGATATTGCTGCCGTTGGCGCTGGTTTGGGTGGCGCAGTGGAAACCCCGGTTGGAAAAATAAAACTGGGTTGCTTTTTGAAAGTTGGAGTGGGAGGTGGTTATGTGGTTTTCCGCTACTCTAACAATATTGGGATGACTTTCGAACAAGGATATCTACAAATTAATGCGGGACTTTCGGGAGAGTGTTCAATCAGCGCTTCTATTGGCCCGGCAGTATCCACTAGTTTTGGTAATGAGGAATTATGTTCAGGCTCTGCGGATCCTGATCCTACTCCCGACTGGTACGGGCCGAAAGATTTTGAAGGTGGCACTATCGAGCAGTCGATTGGGGTTAGTTCCGGTCTGGGACTAACAGCAGGTGTTGATGCCGCCTACTTATACCTTGTTATTCCCGGCAAAAATGATTTGTTTTTTAATACGTCAGGCGCATGTTTGGGGCTTGAACTGGGTGGACATTTAAATTTACCGAGTATTAATATTATTCAGGGTGGAGGTCAGTTTGCTGTTGGAGGTTTTGAAGGCAACCCGGGAGAAGTCCAAGAGCACGAGGGTGAATGCGATACAGCAGAATTAGCTCAGGTAAACGAGCAACTGGTATCGAGAATTGTATATTTTAATACTGCCGGAAGTGATTTACATTCTGGTGCATTGGCCGCAAATAACGAGGCAGCACTGGCCGAAATTGTTGGTGCAATCTCCAATAATCTTGATAATCCATTCCTTGCTTCTATTTCTATTTCGGTAGTTGGGCATGCTTCACCAATTTGGCGCGGTGCCGGAACCGAAGAAAGAGCAGCGGAAGAAAATATGTCACTGGCGATGGAACGGGCACAAAACACAAGTTTTGAATTGTACGACGGATTAAATACCTACAGTGATTTGCTGCCTCCGGTATCGATTTATCCATCCGGCGTGTGCGAAGAGGGTTCACCGGCCAGTGAAGTTGACTTTGATGAAGAAAGCCGGGGCTCGGAAGAAGGACTCGCAGAAACCGGAGATCCGCAAAATGACTGGCAACGATACAGAAGAGCGGATAT